In the Muricauda sp. MAR_2010_75 genome, one interval contains:
- a CDS encoding TonB-dependent receptor domain-containing protein: protein MKRMKLTFLFVLLVCFAAVAQEVTGTVYDDQNVPLPGASVLVKGTTTGVITDFDGNYTIEANVGDILVFSYVGFNSQEATVTGNTLNITLQSGLALENVVVVGSRNANRTATDTPVPVDVLDVTELTQSAPQVTVTEILNYAAPSFTSNPQTISDGTDHIAPASLRGLGPDQVLVLINGKRRHKTGLVNVNGTFGRGSVGTDMTTIPSNSISRIEILRDGAAAQYGSDAIAGVINIVLKKSVNELQVDINTGANFTSEHSPAKKIDGEKVSLGLNYGLPIGQDGGYVNFTGNFNFRGWTNRMQEWEGSIFHAANAIERVADAAGYDISQLLDSDISDVQQFASQVDHFAQEVKDAINNATTFEEIFGINDGANSQAGILSTLTFDDDNIVNGIAGDDVTPQELLARGLQRSDFNMRVGQSELRGAQFFANLSIPLDENLELYGFGGLSFKNGNAAGFYRLPNQSRSYTPAYLNGFLPEINSNITDKSAAFGIRGMLGDWNMDFSNSYGKNEFLYRVTNSNNASLVNSTPFEADSGGFNYSENTTNFDMNRFFEDTMAGLNIAFGAEYRVENYAIVAGEEVSYTQYNTLGNPHDPTDVSSIVPTDYYGNSRPGGIQVFPGFKPDNEVDAFRNTIAGYFDVEADFTESILLSGAVRYENFSDFGGTLNFKLATRLKISENFNLRGGGQTGFRAPSLHQIHYSSTSTLFVDGIPNEVGIFPNTSRVARLLGIEPLKEETSIGATAGFTARVPNANLKFTLDGYLINIDDRVILTGQFDDNGNPELANLFQQASATQAAFFANSVDTQTKGLDFVVDHKAHISDKVSLTNTLAFTFSETSVEEVKVPQAIANAGLSDTYFDPTSRIYLESAVPTTKGNLSHNVKIGEHLNFFVRNGYFGEVREATNEDDPTIDYTFGAKVITDFTVGYSFTDNVTLTIGANNLLDVYPDKNDPAFRSDGRFIYSRRSVQFGQNGRYVFGRLTFKIK, encoded by the coding sequence ATGAAAAGAATGAAACTAACATTCCTTTTCGTGCTGTTGGTATGCTTTGCTGCCGTGGCACAAGAGGTAACTGGAACAGTTTATGATGACCAAAATGTGCCGTTGCCTGGAGCATCGGTCTTGGTGAAAGGAACCACAACGGGTGTCATCACCGATTTTGATGGCAATTACACCATTGAAGCAAATGTTGGTGACATTTTAGTATTTTCCTATGTCGGATTTAATTCCCAAGAAGCCACCGTTACCGGAAACACCTTGAACATCACCCTTCAATCTGGGCTTGCGCTGGAGAATGTAGTGGTTGTTGGTTCCAGAAATGCCAATAGGACGGCCACGGACACTCCCGTACCCGTTGATGTGCTGGATGTAACGGAATTGACACAATCTGCACCTCAGGTCACCGTAACTGAAATCTTGAACTATGCGGCCCCCTCATTCACCTCTAATCCGCAGACCATTTCTGATGGTACCGACCATATTGCCCCGGCATCATTACGTGGTTTGGGGCCCGATCAAGTTTTGGTGCTCATCAATGGAAAAAGGAGACACAAAACTGGATTGGTCAACGTAAACGGGACTTTTGGACGAGGTAGCGTGGGGACCGATATGACCACCATTCCATCCAACTCCATTTCCCGAATTGAAATTTTAAGGGATGGTGCTGCTGCTCAATATGGTTCTGATGCCATTGCCGGAGTCATTAACATTGTCCTGAAAAAGAGCGTGAACGAACTTCAGGTGGACATCAATACCGGAGCCAATTTTACCAGCGAGCACAGTCCCGCCAAAAAAATAGATGGCGAAAAAGTGAGTTTGGGCTTAAACTATGGTTTGCCCATAGGTCAGGATGGTGGATATGTCAACTTTACCGGGAATTTCAACTTCCGAGGATGGACCAACCGAATGCAAGAATGGGAAGGAAGTATTTTTCATGCTGCCAATGCCATTGAACGAGTAGCAGATGCTGCAGGCTACGACATATCACAACTTTTGGATAGCGATATTTCCGATGTGCAACAATTTGCATCACAAGTAGATCATTTTGCTCAAGAGGTAAAAGATGCCATAAACAATGCCACTACGTTTGAAGAAATTTTCGGAATAAACGATGGTGCTAATTCTCAAGCTGGGATTTTATCAACATTGACCTTTGACGATGATAATATAGTAAACGGTATCGCCGGTGATGATGTTACGCCACAAGAACTATTGGCCAGGGGATTGCAACGAAGCGACTTCAACATGCGTGTGGGTCAATCTGAGTTGAGAGGCGCCCAATTCTTTGCCAACCTTTCCATTCCGTTGGATGAAAATCTGGAACTGTATGGGTTTGGGGGACTGAGCTTTAAAAATGGAAATGCGGCTGGATTCTACCGTTTGCCCAATCAATCCAGAAGTTATACGCCAGCCTATCTTAATGGATTTTTACCGGAAATCAACTCCAATATTACCGATAAATCTGCTGCATTTGGCATTAGGGGAATGCTTGGAGATTGGAATATGGATTTCAGTAATTCCTATGGAAAAAATGAATTTCTGTATCGAGTTACCAACTCCAACAATGCTTCCTTGGTCAATTCCACACCTTTTGAAGCCGATTCTGGTGGATTCAACTATAGTGAAAACACGACCAATTTTGATATGAATCGCTTTTTTGAAGACACTATGGCCGGGCTCAACATTGCCTTTGGTGCAGAATATAGGGTGGAAAACTACGCTATTGTAGCGGGGGAAGAAGTTTCGTATACACAGTACAACACCTTGGGAAACCCGCATGATCCCACTGATGTGAGTTCTATTGTTCCCACCGACTATTATGGTAATTCAAGACCAGGTGGAATCCAAGTGTTTCCTGGTTTTAAACCCGACAATGAAGTGGATGCCTTCAGAAATACCATAGCTGGTTATTTTGATGTTGAAGCCGATTTCACCGAATCCATATTGTTAAGTGGGGCCGTTCGGTATGAGAATTTCTCCGATTTTGGAGGAACCTTGAACTTTAAATTGGCCACCCGTTTAAAAATTTCCGAAAATTTTAATCTTCGTGGTGGTGGACAAACTGGGTTTAGGGCACCTTCCCTGCATCAAATCCATTACAGTTCCACTTCCACGCTGTTTGTGGATGGAATTCCCAATGAGGTTGGTATTTTCCCGAACACTTCCAGAGTGGCTAGACTATTGGGCATTGAGCCTCTAAAAGAAGAAACTTCTATTGGCGCTACAGCCGGGTTTACAGCAAGAGTGCCCAACGCCAACCTTAAATTTACCCTGGATGGCTATCTTATCAACATAGATGACCGAGTGATTCTTACTGGTCAGTTTGACGACAATGGGAATCCTGAGTTGGCCAATTTGTTCCAACAAGCCAGCGCCACTCAAGCAGCTTTCTTTGCCAACTCTGTGGACACACAAACTAAAGGTTTGGATTTTGTGGTGGACCACAAGGCCCATATTTCAGACAAGGTTTCTTTGACCAACACCTTGGCCTTTACCTTTTCGGAAACAAGCGTAGAGGAAGTTAAAGTACCCCAAGCCATAGCCAATGCAGGACTAAGTGATACGTATTTTGATCCTACGAGTAGAATCTATTTGGAATCTGCCGTCCCCACAACCAAAGGAAATCTTTCACACAATGTAAAAATTGGCGAGCATTTGA